Within the Macrobrachium rosenbergii isolate ZJJX-2024 chromosome 17, ASM4041242v1, whole genome shotgun sequence genome, the region taaaaacacatttaaatCCAGCCAAAGAGGAGGGAGCCAGTCACTGAGCGACAACCCAGACTCGAACAAGTTTGGAACGACTGATGATACAATCGAGTAAGTCCGACCAATAAactctttgaaaaatgcagcatCAGTGACTTCTTTTACATGAGTGTCATCTTGTACTTCATGGCTAtagtattaatattcatattaatatatagcACAACTATTTATAGGCctagcatttttttaatttctattcaaCTGACATGTTCATAGCTCAAAGTGATATGTTTCTCTCATAATTACAGTGCATCTGTGTACTAACTGCCtgcaaatgtatacatatatatatatgctctgtataaaaatttatgtctAATCCATGCTCacgcacataaacatacacagatatatatatatatatatatatatatatatatatatatatatatatatatatatatatatatatatatatatataaatataagaatataaattccATAGTTCCAGTCGGACTGTTGCCGAAATGCCAGTGGATAGCTCCAGCAACTATTACAATATGAGTCACGAAAAGAGAGGCCTTGCTATCGTCATTTCCTACAGCGAATTCGATGACCCCAACTCGGTAAGACTTCATGGAGACGATGCAAAGGTTTCCCGATTCATCCAGCTGACTTTATCCCAATCTGGAATATGCACATTttactacacatacacacacacacacacacacatatatatatatgtgtctttatatatatatgtatgtatgcatgtatatatatatatatatatatatatatatatatatatatatatatatatatatatatatatatatatatatatatatatatatatatatagaatctactggtcagtcacttcttaccagatacatatataattgtaatagccacaatgccctcttaacgtttcgaattcttcgcggttgtttggatacgcttatcacgacaaagcacttggatcttacggctttgtagtgacaagcgtatccaaaaatgcgcgaagaattcgaggagttaagagggcattgtggctattacaattacacactgatatatatatatatatatatatatatatatatttatatatatatactatgtatatctatatgtgtgtgtgttgtgtgtgtgtatgtctttatatatgtatgtatgtatgtatatgtatgtatatatatatacattatactagctgaccaaccttgtgctgcccgagaaaactctgaatgacaactaaaccctcactctttccctATTTCTCCTACCTAACACcccgtctactctctctctctctctctctctctctctctctctctctctctctctctctctctctctctcccttccttttctGTTAAGTTAGTTGTttcagttacaatgcccaacattttagacattttaaatttcatcccttctcacgcTCCCCATTCCTactggagctgaacttggacttaaagagcatctggagtgtcactattcatctcagcgatcttaaaaactatggattagacactaatatctgtctctttttacaatttacttttcagcccttctcccccccctctttcgattggggctgaacttggacttaaagggcatcaggagcatcactattcatctcagtgacctcgaaaactttggattagacactaatctccgttgttttcggttatttttacatgtcgcccccttcccaccccaactccctttggtgccagtgattttAATgcccgacagtattcttttccagatagtaaatcatatgtatactgaaatgaggtatgataaacctgtagagtttatttttagttactaagtctacaggcagaaccagccctgtttcagggaagcccttcccattcCCAACCCTTTTGGTGCAGTATTCTTTTCCGGATTACtagtatactaagtttggttgaaattgctcaatgcgtttcagagttatgatggaacatacatgcacacacacataaatacatccatttatatataatatatatatatatatatatgtatgtatatatacatatacatgcatatatatacatacatacatatatgtatataatatatatatacaataaacatatCTGTGTGCTTGCGGgcacatatgtacatttatagtTTATAGCTGGAAATATTGGATAACATACATTACTGTTTTTACcacctcatattattattattattattattattattattattattattattattattattattattatagttggcTCCACGTAAATGCGCTTCACACGACGCCGATCTTTGCAAAGCTTCTCTGGAAAGGCTCGGCTATGAGGTCAAACCTCATTTGGAGAATCCAAAGAAAGACGAATTGTTAAACATCTTGAAGGCAGGCAAGTCCCTTTTCTTATACTTTAACCTCTGATTCACTCGTATCAAAGCGTTAATACGATGAATTTCCATTACACTCgacttaacgagagagagagagagagagagagagagagagagagagagagagagagagagagagagagagagagacgtttgagTAATATCATCTTTAATAGGAATGAGTATGGCGAGAGAAGCCTTTCAGGTGGTTATCGATGAAAATACAACAAACAGGAAGGTTAGTCAAGATTCCTACTATCTACTAAACGGTATCAGACAGGTCAAACAAGATTAAAACTCCACTGACATAGAGTGGAGACACAAGTTGGTGCTGACCTTGAAAACATCACGAGCAATGAAGTTAAATTCTCCAGAGTTTCtgagggagggaaaggaggatCTTCGGGAAGAGGTCACTCACTGACCTTGAATGACAGAATCTTCCTCCCTTTGCCTCCCCTGACTTATAACCTTCCATCTTTGAAGCAGCAAGTTAAGTCGTATTTAACGAGTTTCAAACCCACCCTTTTCCCTCTTGCTCGGGCTGGAAACGGGCACTAGGCCTCGTTTCTGAGAAAACACGCAAATACATCTGACGATACCAGGCAATTattctttattcaaaatttaatttgtttattcgtTAACGAATTTCTTCCTTCATTAATTAACAGCGAGTCGATACGACCACAGCGACTGCGATAGTCTGATAGTCGTCTTCATGGGCCACGGAAAGCACGACGAAAAAACCAACAAGGAATACGTCTTCGCCAGGGACAGAGAGGTTCTCACGTCGCAGCTCTGGGAGAATTTCACGGCAGAAAACTGCCCCACCTTAGCCGGGAAACCGAAGATGTTCTTCATTCAGGTAAATggggctttga harbors:
- the LOC136847729 gene encoding caspase-1-like isoform X1, whose product is MDSVDKAEKTTSAPESSQRGGSQSLSDNPDSNKFGTTDDTIDSSRTVAEMPVDSSSNYYNMSHEKRGLAIVISYSEFDDPNSLAPRKCASHDADLCKASLERLGYEVKPHLENPKKDELLNILKAASRYDHSDCDSLIVVFMGHGKHDEKTNKEYVFARDREVLTSQLWENFTAENCPTLAGKPKMFFIQACRGDKTDGGVLVKKRKAAIVTDHVTITPKTEEYSIPVYADMLVMWATYPGMSAFKSPRFGEETSVFIHFLTKVLDEEGSREDLASMLLRVTREVGIEYESRSTKEDLHKKKQIPYTMSTLMRKVKFV
- the LOC136847729 gene encoding caspase-1-like isoform X2; the encoded protein is MDSVDKAEKTTSAPESRGGSQSLSDNPDSNKFGTTDDTIDSSRTVAEMPVDSSSNYYNMSHEKRGLAIVISYSEFDDPNSLAPRKCASHDADLCKASLERLGYEVKPHLENPKKDELLNILKAASRYDHSDCDSLIVVFMGHGKHDEKTNKEYVFARDREVLTSQLWENFTAENCPTLAGKPKMFFIQACRGDKTDGGVLVKKRKAAIVTDHVTITPKTEEYSIPVYADMLVMWATYPGMSAFKSPRFGEETSVFIHFLTKVLDEEGSREDLASMLLRVTREVGIEYESRSTKEDLHKKKQIPYTMSTLMRKVKFV